From Rutidosis leptorrhynchoides isolate AG116_Rl617_1_P2 chromosome 3, CSIRO_AGI_Rlap_v1, whole genome shotgun sequence, a single genomic window includes:
- the LOC139897585 gene encoding probable UDP-N-acetylglucosamine--peptide N-acetylglucosaminyltransferase SEC has product MLSLQTDQRQVQQQQFQQQQQQPQQLFQQAARVSFNNGDHNRESSFILSTEIDPSSSNVNLNLPQGVDIREADEDVLMSLAHQKYKSGDFRQALDHSKAVYDRNPLRTDNLLLLGAIYYQLHDFDMCIAKNEEALRIDRSFAECYGNMANAWKEKGNIDVAIRYYLIAIELLPNFADAWSNLGSAYMRKGRVAEATQCCRQALSLNPRLVDAHSNLGNLMKAQGLVQDAYNCYVEALRIQPTFAIAWSNLAGLFMESGDLNRALQYYKEAVKLKPTFSDAYLNLGNVYKASGMAPEAIVCYQRALQSKPDYAMAFGNLASIYYEQGNLEMAISHYRQAIARDPGFLEAYNNLGNSLKDAGKVEEAIHCYRQCLSLQPSHPQALTNLGNIYMEWNMMPAAAQCYKATLTVTTGLSAPFNNLAIIYKQQGNYGDAISCYNEVLRIDPLAADGLVNRGNTFKEIGRVSEAIQDYSHAIVIRPNMAEAHANLASAYKDSGHVEAAIKSYRQALAIRPDFPEATCNLLHTLQCVCDWDDRKRMFIEVESILQRQIQTSTIPSVQPFHAIAYPLDPMLALEISRKYAAHCSVVASRFGLPAFNHPLPLPIKSTRGNKRLKIGYVSSDFGNHPLSHLMGSIFGMHNRENVEVFCYALSPNDGTEWRLRIQSEAEHFKDVSAMTSDTIARLINEDQIQILINLNGYTKGARNEIFALQPAPIQVSYMGFPGTTGANYIQYLVTDEFVSPTRFAHIYSEKLVHLPHCYFVNDYKQRNLDVLDPSCKPKRSAYGLPENKFIFGCFNQLYKMDPEIFITWCNILKRVPNSALWLLRFPAAGEMRLRAYAAAQGVQPDQIIFTDVAMKNEHIRRSSLADLCLDTPLCNAHTTGTDVLWAGLPMVTLPLEKMATRVAGSLCLATGVGEEMIVNSMKEYEDRAVYLALNRPKLQELTNKLKSARLSCPLFDTSRWVKNLERSYFKMWSLHCSGQQPQHFKVNENDIEYPYDH; this is encoded by the exons ATGTTGTCGTTACAAACAGATCAACGTCAAGTTCAGCAACAACAatttcagcagcagcagcagcagccacAACAGTTGTTTCAGCAAGCTGCTAGGGTTTCGTTTAATAATGGCGATCATAATCGCGAATCTTCATTTATTTTGTCAACAGAAATTGATCCGTCATCGTCAAATGTTAATTTGAATTTACCTCAAGGAGTTGATATTCGTGAAG CTGATGAAGATGTGCTCATGTCCCTTGCGCATCAGAAATATAAGTCTGGAGACTTTAGACAGGCATTAGATCATAGCAAGGCAGTTTATGATCGAAATCCGTTGCGAACAGATAACCTTCTTCTCTTAGGAGCAATATATTATCAG CTACATGACTTTGATATGTGCATTGCAAAGAATGAAGAAGCCCTCCGGATTGATCGAAGTTTCGCTGAGTGCTACGGGAATATGGCAAATGCCTGGAAG GAGAAGGGGAACATTGATGTTGCAATCCGCTATTATTTAATTGCAATAGAG CTTCTTCCGAATTTTGCGGATGCATGGTCAAACTTGGGAAGTGCTTATATGCGGAAAGGAAGGGTAGCTGAAGCTACTCAATGCTGTCGCCAAGCTCTTTCTTTAAACCCTCGTTTG GTTGATGCTCACAGCAATCTTGGGAACTTGATGAAGGCTCAAGGATTAGTGCAAGAT GCATACAATTGCTACGTGGAGGCTCTCCGTATCCAACCAACTTTTGCCATTGCTTGGTCTAACCTTGCTGGACTTTTCATGGAGTCGGGTGACCTTAATAGGGCACTCCAGTATTACAAG GAGGCTGTCAAGCTGAAACCAACATTTTCTGATGCCTATTTGAACTTGGGAAATGTGTACAAG GCTTCGGGAATGGCTCCAGAAGCTATTGTATGTTATCAGCGTGCTCTTCAGTCCAAACCAGACTATGCCATGGCTTTTG GCAATTTAGCTAGCATATATTATGAACAAGGTAATTTGGAGATGGCAATTAGCCATTATAGGCAGGCTATCGCTCGCGATCCTGGATTTTTGGAAGCATACAATAATTTG GGAAATTCACTCAAGGATGCAGGAAAAGTTGAAGAAGCAATCCATTGCTACCGT CAATGCCTGTCTCTACAACCTAGCCATCCGCAGGCTCTCACTAATCTAGGAAACATATACATGGAATG GAATATGATGCCGGCTGCTGCACAATGTTACAAAGCAACTTTAACTGTAACAACAGGATTGTCTGCTCCTTTTAACAATCTTGCAATCATATACAAGCAGCAG GGTAATTATGGGGATGCTATATCTTGCTATAATGAAGTTCTTCGTATTGATCCATTGGCGGCTGATGGTCTTGTTAATCGTGGAAACACTTTCAAGGAGATTGGGAGAGTTAGTGAAGCTATTCAAGACTACTCGCATGCTATTGTTATACGCCCAAACATGGCTGAAGCTCATGCAAATCTGGCTTCAGCTTATAAAGACAG CGGACATGTAGAAGCAGCTATTAAAAGCTATAGGCAAGCATTGGCCATACGTCCTGATTTTCCGGAAGCAACTTGTAATCTACTGCACACTTTACAG TGTGTATGCGACTGGGATGACAGGAAAAGGATGTTCATTGAAGTTGAAAGCATACTTCAGAGACAGATTCAG ACCTCTACAATTCCTAGTGTGCAGCCTTTTCATGCAATTGCATATCCTCTTGATCCAATGCTTGCACTTGAAATCAG TCGCAAGTATGCTGCACATTGTTCTGTCGTTGCAAGTCGTTTTGGTCTTCCGGCTTTTAACCATCCTCTTCCATTACCGATAAAGAGTACAAGGGGTAACAAACGGCTGAAAATcgg ATATGTCAGCAGTGATTTTGGAAACCACCCACTGTCACATTTGATGGGTTCAATATTTGGCATGCATAACAGAGAAAATGTCGAG GTGTTTTGTTATGCGTTGAGTCCGAATGATGGGACTGAATGGAGGCTCCGTATCCAGTCAGAAGCAGAACATTTTAAGGATGTGTCAGCAATGACGTCTGATACGATCGCGAGGCTGATAAATGAGGATCAGATACAAATACTTATTAACCTTAATGGTTATACCAAG GGGGCTAGAAATGAAATATTTGCTCTGCAACCCGCGCCAATTCAGGTCTCATATATGGGATTTCCTGGTACAACTGGTGCTAACTACATACAGTATCTTGTCACTGATGAA TTTGTCTCTCCAACTCGATTTGCTCATATTTACTCTGAGAAGCTCGTTCATCTCCCTCATTGTTATTTTGTGAATGACTATAAGCAG AGAAATCTGGATGTATTGGATCCAAGTTGTAAGCCGAAGCGGTCAGCTTATGGATTGCCAGAGAACAAATTTATTTTTGGCTGTTTCAATCAGCTTTACAAAATGGATCCCGAAATTTTTATCACTTG GTGCAATATCTTGAAACGTGTTCCCAATAGTGCACTTTGGCTTCTGAGATTCCCAGCTGCTGGTGAAATGAGGCTTCGTGCTT ATGCTGCTGCACAGGGTGTGCAGCCGGACCAGATTATATTCACTGATGTTGCTATGAAGAATGAACACATCAGACGCAGTTCTTTGGCAGATCTTTGCCTTGATAC GCCATTATGCAATGCACATACAACAGGCACAGATGTTCTTTGGGCGGGTTTGCCAATGGTGACCCTTCCCCTTGAGAAGATGGCGACTAGAGTTGCTGGTTCTCTTTGTCTAGCCACCGGAGTTGGTGAAGAGATGATTGTTAACAG TATGAAAGAGTATGAAGATAGGGCAGTGTATCTAGCTTTAAACCGTCCAAAGCTTCAAGAGCTGACAAACAAACTCAAGTCAGCCCGTCTCAGTTGTCCACTATTTGATACATCTCGCTGG GTGAAAAATCTGGAAAGGTCTTACTTTAAGATGTGGAGTCTGCACTGCTCGGGGCAACAACCTCAGCACTTTAAAGTGAATGAGAATGATATTGAGTATCCATATGATCATTAG
- the LOC139897586 gene encoding DNA topoisomerase 3-beta isoform X1 → MATKVLMVAEKPSIALSIATALSGGRMSSRRGSTEVHEFDGTFLGYRVQYRVTSVIGHVFSVDFPPAYQDWAATDPLTLFQAPVLKSESNPKAHIRQHLNREARGCGDLVLWLDCDREGENICFEVIECTGFHANDGRRVHRARFSSVTEKDINQAMKNLVQPNKDESLAVDARQEIDLKVGVAFTRFQTSYFQGKYGNLDARVISYGPCQTPTLGFCVQRYLQITTFKPEKFWVVFPYIIKNGHELKLEWDRNRLFDYDVAEMFQKLILEDAVVKVTGISEKQDSKGRPSGLNTVNLLKVASSALGFGPHLAMQLAERLYTQGFISYPRTESTAYPSSFDFKGTLGALASTPVWGSYVQTLLTNGYQKPRSGSDVGDHPPITPMRSASEDMLGGDAWRLYQYVCQHFIGTLSPDCKYVRTKVDFSVGGEIFHCVGQHVTVKGFTAIMPWLAVTEKNLPQFTEGERIEILKVELYEGKTAPPDYLSESELISLMEKHGIGTDASIPVHINNISERNYVKVEAGRRLVPTTLGVSLIRGYQCIDPDLCLPDIRSFIEHQITLVSKGQADHSLVVQHVLEQFKQKFNYFVKQILNMDALFEAQFSPLSDTGRALSKCGKCLRYMKYISMQPSRLYCNTCEEVYYVPQKGTIKLYKELTCPLDNFELLLFSLAGPDGKSFTLCPYCYNNPPFEGIDTLFGAPKTGGSAKLGKGVGMPCFLCPHPTCRHSLISQGVCACPECDGTLVLDPVSAPKWRLYCNMCNCLILLPEGAHRISTTKDRCSECESTIIEVDFNKKATPLKDGATLHVGCILCDELLHSLVEMKHGKSFFRRGGGRGRGRGRGRGRGRGRGRGGRNQDPKMSFRDF, encoded by the exons ATGGCGACCAAAGTACTGATG GTTGCAGAGAAGCCGAGTATTGCTCTTTCAATTGCTACAGCACTCTCCGGTGGCCGA ATGTCATCACGAAGAGGTAGTACCGAGGTGCATGAGTTTGACGGGACATTTTTAGGATATCGAGTACAGTATAGAGTGACATCAGTTATTGGTCATGTTTTCAG tGTAGATTTTCCACCTGCCTATCAAGACTGGGCAGCTACTGACCCTCTTACTCTTTTTCAAGCTCCAGTTCTCAAGTCGGAATCGAACCCGAAG GCTCATATTCGTCAACATCTAAACCGGGAGGCTCGTGGTTGTGGAGATCTAGTACTATGGTTGGACTGTGATCGTGAAGGAGAAAATATATGCTTTGAAG TTATCGAGTGCACTGGATTTCATGCCAATGATGGTAGAAGAGTTCATCGTGCACGGTTTTCTTCTGTGACAGAGAAAGACATTAATCAGGCAATGAAAAATCTTGTTCAGCCTAACAAAGATGAGTCATTGGCGGTTGATGCACGTCAGGAAATTGATCTGAAAGTTGGAGTTGCGTTTACACGATTTCAGACTTCTTACTTCCAGGGAAAATATGGAAATCTGGATGCTAGAGTTATCTC ATATGGCCCATGTCAAACTCCTACCCTTGGATTTTGTGTTCAGCGATACCTTCAAATTACTACTTTCAAGCCAGAAAAATTCTGGGTCGTGTTTCCTTACATAATAAAGAATGGTCATGAGCTAAAGCTGGAGTGGGATCGTAATAGATTGTTTGATTATGAT GTGGCTGAGATGTTTCAGAAGTTGATACTTGAAGATGCAGTGGtaaaagttacaggtatttcagaaaAACAAGATTCCAAAGGTCGCCCTTCTGGTCTTAATACGGTGAATCTTTTGAAG GTTGCTTCTAGTGCCCTAGGGTTTGGACCTCATTTGGCCATGCAATTGGCCGAGCGCTTGTATACCCAAGGTTTTATCAG TTATCCGCGTACAGAAAGTACCGCATACCCGTCGTCATTTGACTTCAAAGGAACTCTCGGGGCTTTAGCGAGTACTCCAGTATGGGGTAGTTACGTGCAGACGTTGTTGACCAACGGTTATCAAAAGCCCCGATCAGGAAGCGATGTAGGTGACCACCCGCCAATAACTCCTATGCGGTCAGCAAGTGAAGATATGTTAGGTGGTGATGCTTGGAGACTTTATCAATATGTCTGTCAGCATTTTATTGGTACTCTGTCTCCTGACTGTAAATATGTAAG GACAAAAGTTGATTTTTCTGTTGGTGGAGAAATCTTTCATTGTGTTGGGCAGCACGTTACGGTGAAAGGATTTACGGCAATAATGCCATGGTTGGCAGTGACTGAGAAAAATCTACCTCAGTTTACTGAAGGTGAAAGGATAGAGATTCTAAAAGTTGAGCTATATGAG GGTAAAACTGCTCCTCCAGATTACCTGTCCGAGAGTGAGCTGATATCTCTAATGGAAAAACATGGAATTGGAACGGATGCCTCAATTCCTGTGCACATCAACAACATTAGCGAACGCAATTATGTAAAG GTAGAGGCTGGAAGAAGGTTGGTTCCAACAACTTTGGGTGTTAGTCTTATACGAGGCTATCAATGTATAGATCCGGATCTTTGTTTACCTGACATACGTAGTTTCATTGAGCATCAAATCACTCTTGTTTCTAAAGGTCAAGCTGATCATTCACTTGTTGTGCAACATGTACTTGAACAGTTCAAACAGAAATTCAATTACTTTGTCAAGCAG ATTTTAAATATGGATGCATTGTTTGAAGCACAATTTTCTCCACTTTCGGATACTGGACGTGCACTAAGTAAATGTGGAAAATGCTTGAGATATATGAAGTACATCTCGATGCAACCATCACGTCTCTACTGTAATACATGTGAAGAAGTCTATTATGTTCCTCAAAAGGGCACAATCAAG CTGTACAAGGAGCTCACCTGCCCTCTAGACAACTTTGAGCTTTTACTCTTTTCATTGGCTGGACCAGATGGCAAGTCGTTCACACTTTGCCCTTATTGTTACAACAATCCTCCATTTGAAGGTATCGACACGTTATTCGGTGCACCCAAAACTGGCGGTTCAGCCAAGTTAGGAAAAGGAGTCGGCATGCCTTGCTTCCTCTGCCCGCACCCTACGTGTCGCCATTCTTTGATATCTCAAGGTGTTTGTGCCTGCCCCGAATGTGACGGAACCCTAGTCCTTGACCCGGTCAGCGCACCTAAATGGAGACTTTATTGTAACATGTGCAATTGTCTTATTTTACTTCCGGAAGGTGCTCATCGGATAAGTACGACAAAGGACAGATGTAGTGAATGCGAGTCCACTATAATAGAGGTGGACTTTAATAAGAAAGCGACACCGTTAAAAGATGGAGCTACGTTACATGTTGGATGTATTCTTTGTGATGAGTTGTTACATTCACTTGTTGAAATGAAGCATGGGAAGTCGTTTTTCAGACGTGGTGGAGGGAGAGGAAGGGGAAGGGGTAGGGGAAGAGGTCGAGGTAGAGGACGGGGACGAGGCGGTAGGAACCaagatccaaaaatgagttttcgagATTTTTAA
- the LOC139897586 gene encoding DNA topoisomerase 3-beta isoform X2: MFSDFPPAYQDWAATDPLTLFQAPVLKSESNPKAHIRQHLNREARGCGDLVLWLDCDREGENICFEVIECTGFHANDGRRVHRARFSSVTEKDINQAMKNLVQPNKDESLAVDARQEIDLKVGVAFTRFQTSYFQGKYGNLDARVISYGPCQTPTLGFCVQRYLQITTFKPEKFWVVFPYIIKNGHELKLEWDRNRLFDYDVAEMFQKLILEDAVVKVTGISEKQDSKGRPSGLNTVNLLKVASSALGFGPHLAMQLAERLYTQGFISYPRTESTAYPSSFDFKGTLGALASTPVWGSYVQTLLTNGYQKPRSGSDVGDHPPITPMRSASEDMLGGDAWRLYQYVCQHFIGTLSPDCKYVRTKVDFSVGGEIFHCVGQHVTVKGFTAIMPWLAVTEKNLPQFTEGERIEILKVELYEGKTAPPDYLSESELISLMEKHGIGTDASIPVHINNISERNYVKVEAGRRLVPTTLGVSLIRGYQCIDPDLCLPDIRSFIEHQITLVSKGQADHSLVVQHVLEQFKQKFNYFVKQILNMDALFEAQFSPLSDTGRALSKCGKCLRYMKYISMQPSRLYCNTCEEVYYVPQKGTIKLYKELTCPLDNFELLLFSLAGPDGKSFTLCPYCYNNPPFEGIDTLFGAPKTGGSAKLGKGVGMPCFLCPHPTCRHSLISQGVCACPECDGTLVLDPVSAPKWRLYCNMCNCLILLPEGAHRISTTKDRCSECESTIIEVDFNKKATPLKDGATLHVGCILCDELLHSLVEMKHGKSFFRRGGGRGRGRGRGRGRGRGRGRGGRNQDPKMSFRDF; encoded by the exons ATGTTTTCAG ATTTTCCACCTGCCTATCAAGACTGGGCAGCTACTGACCCTCTTACTCTTTTTCAAGCTCCAGTTCTCAAGTCGGAATCGAACCCGAAG GCTCATATTCGTCAACATCTAAACCGGGAGGCTCGTGGTTGTGGAGATCTAGTACTATGGTTGGACTGTGATCGTGAAGGAGAAAATATATGCTTTGAAG TTATCGAGTGCACTGGATTTCATGCCAATGATGGTAGAAGAGTTCATCGTGCACGGTTTTCTTCTGTGACAGAGAAAGACATTAATCAGGCAATGAAAAATCTTGTTCAGCCTAACAAAGATGAGTCATTGGCGGTTGATGCACGTCAGGAAATTGATCTGAAAGTTGGAGTTGCGTTTACACGATTTCAGACTTCTTACTTCCAGGGAAAATATGGAAATCTGGATGCTAGAGTTATCTC ATATGGCCCATGTCAAACTCCTACCCTTGGATTTTGTGTTCAGCGATACCTTCAAATTACTACTTTCAAGCCAGAAAAATTCTGGGTCGTGTTTCCTTACATAATAAAGAATGGTCATGAGCTAAAGCTGGAGTGGGATCGTAATAGATTGTTTGATTATGAT GTGGCTGAGATGTTTCAGAAGTTGATACTTGAAGATGCAGTGGtaaaagttacaggtatttcagaaaAACAAGATTCCAAAGGTCGCCCTTCTGGTCTTAATACGGTGAATCTTTTGAAG GTTGCTTCTAGTGCCCTAGGGTTTGGACCTCATTTGGCCATGCAATTGGCCGAGCGCTTGTATACCCAAGGTTTTATCAG TTATCCGCGTACAGAAAGTACCGCATACCCGTCGTCATTTGACTTCAAAGGAACTCTCGGGGCTTTAGCGAGTACTCCAGTATGGGGTAGTTACGTGCAGACGTTGTTGACCAACGGTTATCAAAAGCCCCGATCAGGAAGCGATGTAGGTGACCACCCGCCAATAACTCCTATGCGGTCAGCAAGTGAAGATATGTTAGGTGGTGATGCTTGGAGACTTTATCAATATGTCTGTCAGCATTTTATTGGTACTCTGTCTCCTGACTGTAAATATGTAAG GACAAAAGTTGATTTTTCTGTTGGTGGAGAAATCTTTCATTGTGTTGGGCAGCACGTTACGGTGAAAGGATTTACGGCAATAATGCCATGGTTGGCAGTGACTGAGAAAAATCTACCTCAGTTTACTGAAGGTGAAAGGATAGAGATTCTAAAAGTTGAGCTATATGAG GGTAAAACTGCTCCTCCAGATTACCTGTCCGAGAGTGAGCTGATATCTCTAATGGAAAAACATGGAATTGGAACGGATGCCTCAATTCCTGTGCACATCAACAACATTAGCGAACGCAATTATGTAAAG GTAGAGGCTGGAAGAAGGTTGGTTCCAACAACTTTGGGTGTTAGTCTTATACGAGGCTATCAATGTATAGATCCGGATCTTTGTTTACCTGACATACGTAGTTTCATTGAGCATCAAATCACTCTTGTTTCTAAAGGTCAAGCTGATCATTCACTTGTTGTGCAACATGTACTTGAACAGTTCAAACAGAAATTCAATTACTTTGTCAAGCAG ATTTTAAATATGGATGCATTGTTTGAAGCACAATTTTCTCCACTTTCGGATACTGGACGTGCACTAAGTAAATGTGGAAAATGCTTGAGATATATGAAGTACATCTCGATGCAACCATCACGTCTCTACTGTAATACATGTGAAGAAGTCTATTATGTTCCTCAAAAGGGCACAATCAAG CTGTACAAGGAGCTCACCTGCCCTCTAGACAACTTTGAGCTTTTACTCTTTTCATTGGCTGGACCAGATGGCAAGTCGTTCACACTTTGCCCTTATTGTTACAACAATCCTCCATTTGAAGGTATCGACACGTTATTCGGTGCACCCAAAACTGGCGGTTCAGCCAAGTTAGGAAAAGGAGTCGGCATGCCTTGCTTCCTCTGCCCGCACCCTACGTGTCGCCATTCTTTGATATCTCAAGGTGTTTGTGCCTGCCCCGAATGTGACGGAACCCTAGTCCTTGACCCGGTCAGCGCACCTAAATGGAGACTTTATTGTAACATGTGCAATTGTCTTATTTTACTTCCGGAAGGTGCTCATCGGATAAGTACGACAAAGGACAGATGTAGTGAATGCGAGTCCACTATAATAGAGGTGGACTTTAATAAGAAAGCGACACCGTTAAAAGATGGAGCTACGTTACATGTTGGATGTATTCTTTGTGATGAGTTGTTACATTCACTTGTTGAAATGAAGCATGGGAAGTCGTTTTTCAGACGTGGTGGAGGGAGAGGAAGGGGAAGGGGTAGGGGAAGAGGTCGAGGTAGAGGACGGGGACGAGGCGGTAGGAACCaagatccaaaaatgagttttcgagATTTTTAA